The following coding sequences lie in one Streptomyces venezuelae genomic window:
- a CDS encoding (2Fe-2S) ferredoxin domain-containing protein gives MSPVVSIGAAARRPCTLVVCRGCCCGDARKNPGIDHAWQLERLRSAAAASRGRFTVRTSDCLGPCGQANLVVVQPSYEGRRRGGRAAWVGFVTDDESLDGILAWAEAGGPGLAEPSATLALQMVDPRAV, from the coding sequence ATGAGTCCCGTCGTCTCCATCGGTGCCGCAGCCCGCCGCCCCTGCACGCTCGTCGTGTGCCGGGGCTGCTGCTGCGGCGACGCGCGCAAGAACCCCGGCATCGACCACGCCTGGCAGCTGGAGCGGCTGCGCTCCGCGGCCGCGGCGTCGCGCGGCCGGTTCACGGTGCGCACGAGCGACTGCCTCGGCCCGTGCGGCCAGGCCAACCTGGTCGTGGTCCAGCCGTCGTACGAGGGACGCAGGCGGGGCGGCCGCGCGGCCTGGGTCGGCTTCGTCACGGACGACGAGTCGCTCGACGGGATACTCGCCTGGGCCGAGGCGGGCGGCCCTGGCCTTGCGGAACCGTCGGCGACGCTCGCGCTGCAGATGGTGGACCCGCGCGCGGTCTGA